One part of the Streptomyces ferrugineus genome encodes these proteins:
- the rpsD gene encoding 30S ribosomal protein S4, with the protein MANQSRPKVKKSRALGIALTPKAVKYFEARPYPPGEHGRGRKQNSDYKVRLLEKQRLRAQYDVSERQLVRAYERASKVQGKTGEALIIELERRLDALVLRSGIARTIYQARQMVVHGHIEVNGQKVDKPSFRVKPDDVVMVRERSREKTLFSIAREGGFAPEGETPRYLQVNLKALAFRLDREPNRKEIPVICDEQLVVEYYAR; encoded by the coding sequence GTGGCGAACCAGTCCCGCCCCAAGGTCAAGAAGTCGCGTGCCCTCGGCATCGCGCTGACCCCGAAGGCCGTCAAGTACTTCGAGGCCCGTCCCTACCCGCCGGGTGAGCACGGCCGTGGCCGCAAGCAGAACTCGGACTACAAGGTCCGTCTGCTGGAGAAGCAGCGTCTGCGCGCGCAGTACGACGTGTCCGAGCGCCAGCTCGTCCGCGCCTACGAGCGTGCCTCCAAGGTTCAGGGCAAGACCGGTGAGGCCCTGATCATCGAGCTCGAGCGTCGTCTCGACGCCCTGGTGCTGCGTTCGGGCATCGCCCGCACCATCTACCAGGCCCGTCAGATGGTCGTGCACGGCCACATCGAGGTCAACGGCCAGAAGGTCGACAAGCCGTCCTTCCGCGTCAAGCCCGACGACGTCGTGATGGTCCGCGAGCGCAGCCGCGAGAAGACCCTCTTCTCCATCGCCCGTGAGGGCGGCTTCGCCCCCGAGGGCGAGACCCCGCGCTACCTCCAGGTGAACCTCAAGGCCCTGGCGTTCCGCCTGGACCGCGAGCCGAACCGCAAGGAGATCCCGGTGATCTGCGACGAGCAGCTCGTCGTCGAGTACTACGCCCGTTGA
- the alaS gene encoding alanine--tRNA ligase has product MESAEIRRRWLSFFEERGHTVVPSASLIADDPTLLLVPAGMVPFKPYFLGEVKPPFDRATSVQKCVRTPDIEEVGKTTRHGTFFQMCGNFSFGDYFKEGAIKLAWELLTSPQDKGGYGLEPEKLWITVYKDDDEAERIWHEVVGVPKERIQRLGMKDNYWSMGVPGPCGPCSEINYDRGPEFGVEGGPAVNDERYVEIWNLVFMQYERGEGTGKDNFEILGELPSKNIDTGLGLERLAMILQGVQNMYEIDTSMAVIKKATELTGVAYGDAHTSDVSLRVVTDHMRTATMLIGDGVTPGNEGRGYVLRRIMRRAIRNMRLLGATGPVVKDLIDVVIGMMGQQYPELITDRERIEKVALAEENAFLKTLKAGTNILDTAVTDTKAAGSTVLPGDKAFLLHDTWGFPIDLTLEMAAEQGLSVDEDGFRRLMKQQRERAKADAQAKKTGHAGAGAYREIADKVGATDFIGYSDTEGESTVVGILVDGASSPAATEGDEVEIVLDRTPFYAEGGGQIGDTGKIKVDSGAVIEIRDCQKPVPGVYVHKGVVQVGEVTVGAKAHASIDNRRRKAIARAHSATHLTHQALRDALGPTAAQAGSENQPGRFRFDFGSPSAVPTAVMTDVEQKINEVLARDLDVNAEIMGIDEAKKQGAIAEFGEKYGERVRVVTIGDFSKELCGGTHVHNTAQLGLVKLLGESSIGSGVRRIEALVGVDAYNFLAREHTVVAQLQELIKGRPEELPEKVSAMLGKLKDAEKEIEKFRAEKVLQAAAGLAESAKDVRGIAVVTGQVPDGTTPDDLRKLVLDVRGRIRGGRAAVVALFTVNNGKPLTVIATNEAARERGLKAGDLVRTAAKTLGGGGGGKPDVAQGGGQNPAAIGDAVDAVERLVTETAK; this is encoded by the coding sequence ATGGAGTCGGCCGAGATTCGCCGCCGCTGGCTGAGCTTCTTCGAGGAGCGCGGGCACACCGTCGTCCCTTCGGCGTCGCTCATCGCGGACGACCCGACTCTGCTCCTCGTCCCGGCCGGCATGGTGCCCTTCAAGCCCTACTTCCTGGGTGAGGTCAAGCCGCCCTTCGACCGCGCCACCAGCGTCCAGAAGTGCGTCCGTACTCCGGACATCGAAGAGGTCGGCAAGACCACCCGGCACGGCACGTTCTTCCAGATGTGCGGCAACTTCTCCTTCGGCGACTACTTCAAGGAAGGCGCCATCAAGCTCGCCTGGGAGCTGCTCACCAGCCCCCAGGACAAGGGCGGTTACGGCCTGGAGCCGGAGAAGCTCTGGATCACCGTCTACAAGGACGACGACGAGGCCGAGCGCATCTGGCACGAGGTCGTCGGCGTGCCGAAGGAGCGCATCCAGCGCCTCGGCATGAAGGACAACTACTGGTCCATGGGCGTCCCCGGACCCTGCGGCCCCTGCTCCGAGATCAACTACGACCGCGGCCCCGAGTTCGGCGTCGAGGGCGGCCCCGCCGTCAACGACGAGCGGTACGTGGAGATCTGGAACCTCGTCTTCATGCAGTACGAGCGCGGCGAGGGCACCGGCAAGGACAACTTCGAGATCCTCGGCGAGCTGCCGAGCAAGAACATCGACACCGGCCTCGGCCTGGAGCGTCTCGCCATGATTCTGCAGGGCGTGCAGAACATGTACGAGATCGACACCTCCATGGCCGTCATCAAGAAGGCCACCGAGCTGACCGGTGTCGCCTACGGCGACGCCCACACCTCGGACGTCTCCCTGCGCGTGGTCACCGACCACATGCGTACGGCCACCATGCTCATCGGCGACGGCGTCACCCCCGGCAACGAGGGCCGCGGCTACGTCCTGCGCCGCATCATGCGCCGCGCCATCCGCAACATGCGCCTGCTGGGGGCCACCGGCCCGGTCGTCAAGGACCTCATCGACGTCGTGATCGGCATGATGGGCCAGCAGTACCCGGAGCTGATCACCGACCGCGAGCGCATCGAGAAGGTCGCCCTCGCCGAGGAGAACGCCTTCCTCAAGACGCTGAAGGCCGGCACCAACATCCTCGACACGGCCGTCACCGACACCAAGGCCGCCGGCTCCACCGTGCTGCCCGGCGACAAGGCGTTCCTGCTCCACGACACCTGGGGCTTCCCGATCGACCTCACCCTGGAGATGGCCGCCGAGCAGGGCCTCTCCGTGGACGAGGACGGCTTCCGCCGCCTGATGAAGCAGCAGCGCGAGCGCGCCAAGGCCGACGCCCAGGCCAAGAAGACCGGCCACGCCGGCGCCGGCGCCTACCGGGAGATCGCCGACAAGGTCGGCGCGACCGACTTCATCGGCTACAGCGACACCGAGGGCGAGTCCACCGTCGTCGGCATCCTCGTCGACGGCGCCTCCTCCCCGGCCGCCACCGAGGGCGACGAGGTCGAGATCGTCCTCGACCGCACCCCGTTCTACGCCGAAGGCGGCGGCCAGATCGGCGACACCGGCAAGATCAAGGTCGACTCCGGTGCCGTCATCGAGATCCGCGACTGCCAGAAGCCGGTGCCCGGCGTGTACGTCCACAAGGGCGTCGTCCAGGTCGGCGAGGTGACGGTCGGTGCCAAGGCCCATGCCTCCATCGACAACCGCCGCCGCAAGGCCATCGCCCGCGCCCACTCGGCCACCCACCTCACCCACCAGGCCCTGCGCGACGCCCTCGGCCCGACGGCCGCCCAGGCCGGTTCCGAGAACCAGCCCGGCCGCTTCCGCTTCGACTTCGGCTCGCCGTCCGCCGTGCCCACGGCCGTGATGACCGACGTCGAGCAGAAGATCAACGAGGTGCTCGCCCGCGACCTCGACGTGAACGCCGAGATCATGGGCATCGACGAGGCCAAGAAGCAGGGCGCCATCGCCGAGTTCGGCGAGAAGTACGGCGAGCGGGTCCGGGTCGTGACCATCGGCGACTTCTCCAAGGAGCTGTGCGGCGGCACTCACGTGCACAACACCGCCCAGCTCGGCCTGGTGAAGCTGCTCGGCGAGTCGTCCATCGGCTCCGGGGTGCGCCGTATCGAGGCCCTGGTCGGCGTGGACGCCTACAACTTCCTGGCCCGTGAACACACGGTCGTCGCCCAGCTCCAGGAGCTGATCAAGGGCCGCCCGGAGGAGCTCCCGGAGAAGGTCTCCGCCATGCTCGGCAAGCTGAAGGACGCCGAGAAGGAGATCGAGAAGTTCCGCGCCGAGAAGGTCCTCCAGGCCGCCGCCGGTCTCGCCGAGTCCGCCAAGGACGTGCGCGGCATCGCCGTCGTCACCGGCCAGGTCCCCGACGGCACGACCCCGGACGACCTGCGCAAGCTGGTCCTCGACGTGCGCGGCCGTATCCGGGGCGGACGCGCCGCCGTGGTCGCCCTGTTCACCGTCAACAACGGCAAGCCGCTGACGGTCATCGCCACCAACGAGGCCGCCCGCGAGCGCGGTCTCAAGGCCGGCGACCTGGTCCGTACGGCCGCCAAGACCCTCGGCGGCGGCGGTGGCGGCAAGCCGGACGTCGCCCAGGGCGGCGGCCAGAACCCGGCCGCCATCGGTGACGCCGTCGACGCCGTCGAACGGCTCGTGACGGAAACGGCCAAGTGA
- a CDS encoding MBL fold metallo-hydrolase, translating into MLIAGFPAGAWGTNCYLVAPAAGEECVIIDPGHEAAPGVEEALKKHRLKPVAVVLTHGHLDHVASVVPVCGAHDVPAWIHPEDRYMMSDPEKALGRSIGMQLMGELTIGEPDDVKELTDGSKLELAGLELTVAHAPGHTKGSVTFGLPEAADIPPILFSGDLLFAGSIGRTDLPGGDMAEILDSLARVCLPLDDSTVVLSGHGPQTTIGQERATNPYLRQVAAGLGAQEAPRRGM; encoded by the coding sequence GTGCTCATTGCCGGGTTCCCCGCCGGGGCCTGGGGGACGAACTGTTATCTCGTCGCCCCCGCCGCCGGTGAGGAGTGCGTGATCATCGACCCGGGCCACGAGGCCGCCCCCGGAGTCGAGGAAGCGCTGAAGAAGCATCGGCTCAAGCCCGTCGCCGTCGTCCTCACCCACGGCCACCTCGACCATGTGGCCTCGGTCGTCCCGGTGTGCGGTGCGCACGACGTACCGGCCTGGATCCACCCCGAGGACCGGTACATGATGAGCGACCCCGAGAAGGCGCTCGGCCGCTCCATCGGCATGCAGTTGATGGGCGAGCTGACCATCGGGGAGCCGGACGACGTCAAGGAGCTGACCGACGGCTCGAAGCTGGAGCTGGCGGGCCTGGAGCTGACCGTCGCGCACGCGCCGGGCCATACCAAGGGGTCGGTGACCTTCGGCCTGCCCGAGGCGGCGGACATCCCGCCGATCCTCTTCTCGGGCGACCTGCTGTTCGCCGGCTCCATCGGACGCACCGACCTGCCCGGCGGTGACATGGCCGAGATCCTCGACTCGCTGGCCCGCGTGTGCCTGCCGCTCGACGACTCGACCGTGGTGCTGTCCGGCCACGGCCCCCAGACGACCATCGGCCAGGAGCGCGCCACCAACCCCTATCTGCGGCAGGTGGCCGCCGGCCTGGGAGCCCAGGAAGCTCCCCGACGAGGAATGTGA
- a CDS encoding replication-associated recombination protein A — protein MEPDLFTAAAEERQEKDPAGSPLAVRMRPRTLDEVVGQQHLLKPGSPLRRLVGESGGGPAGPSSVILWGPPGTGKTTLAYVVSKATNKRFVELSAITAGVKEVRAVIDGARRATGGFGKETVLFLDEIHRFSKAQQDSLLPAVENRWVTLIAATTENPYFSVISPLLSRSLLLTLDPLTDDDIRGLLRRALSDERGLKDSVGLPEDTEEHLLRIAGGDARRALTALEAAAGAALDQGETDVSLQTLEQTVDRAAVKYDRDGDQHYDVASALIKSIRGSDVDAALHYLARMIEAGEDPRFIARRLMISASEDIGLADPNALPIAVAAAQAVAMIGFPEAALTLSHATIALALAPKSNSATTAIGAAMDDVRKGMAGPVPPHLRDGHYKGAAKLGHAQGYVYPHDLAEGIAEQQYAPDALKDREYYSPTRHGAEARYADAVEWTRKHLGRKRS, from the coding sequence GTGGAGCCCGACCTGTTCACCGCCGCCGCAGAAGAACGCCAGGAGAAGGACCCCGCGGGGAGCCCCCTGGCGGTGCGCATGCGCCCGCGCACCCTCGACGAGGTCGTGGGCCAGCAGCATCTGCTGAAACCGGGATCGCCGCTGCGCAGGCTCGTCGGCGAGTCCGGCGGCGGCCCCGCCGGACCGTCCTCGGTGATCCTCTGGGGCCCGCCCGGCACCGGCAAGACCACCCTGGCCTACGTCGTCTCCAAGGCCACCAACAAGCGCTTCGTCGAGCTGTCCGCCATCACCGCCGGGGTGAAGGAGGTGCGCGCGGTCATCGACGGCGCCCGCCGCGCCACCGGCGGCTTCGGCAAGGAGACCGTCCTCTTCCTCGACGAGATCCACCGCTTCAGCAAGGCCCAGCAGGACTCCCTCCTCCCGGCCGTCGAGAACCGCTGGGTGACCCTGATCGCGGCGACCACCGAGAACCCGTACTTCTCGGTCATCTCCCCCCTGCTGTCCCGCTCCCTCCTGCTCACCCTCGACCCCCTCACCGACGACGACATCCGCGGCCTGCTCAGGCGCGCGCTGAGCGACGAACGCGGACTGAAGGACTCCGTCGGCCTCCCCGAGGACACCGAGGAGCACCTGCTGAGGATCGCCGGCGGCGACGCCCGCCGCGCCCTGACCGCCCTGGAGGCCGCCGCCGGGGCCGCGCTGGACCAGGGCGAGACCGACGTCAGCCTCCAGACGCTGGAGCAGACCGTCGACCGCGCGGCGGTGAAGTACGACCGCGACGGCGACCAGCACTACGACGTCGCCAGCGCCCTCATCAAGTCCATCCGCGGCTCCGACGTCGACGCCGCCCTGCACTACCTGGCCCGGATGATCGAGGCCGGCGAGGACCCCCGCTTCATCGCCCGCCGCCTGATGATCTCCGCCAGCGAGGACATCGGCCTCGCCGATCCGAACGCCCTGCCGATCGCGGTCGCCGCAGCCCAGGCCGTCGCCATGATCGGCTTCCCCGAGGCCGCCCTCACCCTCAGCCACGCCACCATCGCCCTCGCGCTGGCCCCCAAGTCCAACTCCGCGACCACCGCGATCGGCGCCGCCATGGACGACGTACGCAAGGGCATGGCGGGGCCCGTCCCGCCCCACCTGCGCGACGGGCACTACAAGGGCGCCGCCAAGCTCGGGCACGCGCAGGGGTACGTGTATCCGCACGACCTGGCCGAGGGCATCGCCGAGCAGCAGTACGCCCCGGACGCCCTCAAGGACCGCGAGTACTACAGCCCGACCCGGCACGGCGCCGAGGCGAGGTACGCGGACGCCGTGGAGTGGACCCGCAAGCACCTCGGTCGCAAGCGGTCCTGA
- a CDS encoding peptidylprolyl isomerase, with protein sequence MVSQEQRRRQLAREKFLRQQERRTSARRKARMRNSVIASVLGVVIIGSLALYTTGVLKDDGTKNENAGAEVTPSASPTSKAPDPCEKPAEGKVKTATWKKEPELTVDKSAKYTMKLATTCGDIDIDLKASAAPHTVNSFDFLAGKGYFDHSKCHRLTTNGIYVLQCGDPTGTGTGGPGYTIPDENLKDKSLKDNIYPAGTVAMANTGQKNSGGSQFFLVYQDSQLPPSYTPFGTVSESGMKVLKKIAEAGESTGQGDGAPNATVVINKATVTKS encoded by the coding sequence GTGGTCAGCCAGGAACAGCGGCGGCGTCAGCTCGCCCGGGAGAAGTTCTTGCGGCAGCAGGAGCGGCGTACGTCCGCGCGACGCAAGGCGCGTATGCGCAACTCGGTGATCGCGTCGGTGCTCGGCGTCGTGATCATCGGCAGTCTCGCGCTGTACACGACCGGGGTACTCAAGGACGACGGCACCAAGAACGAGAACGCGGGCGCGGAGGTCACGCCCAGCGCGAGCCCGACCAGCAAGGCCCCGGACCCGTGCGAGAAGCCCGCCGAGGGCAAGGTCAAGACGGCGACCTGGAAGAAGGAGCCGGAGCTGACCGTCGACAAGTCGGCGAAGTACACGATGAAGCTCGCGACGACGTGCGGCGACATAGACATCGACCTGAAGGCGTCGGCCGCGCCGCACACGGTCAACTCGTTCGACTTCCTGGCCGGCAAGGGCTACTTCGACCACTCCAAGTGCCACCGGCTCACCACCAACGGCATCTACGTGCTGCAGTGCGGCGACCCGACGGGCACCGGCACGGGCGGTCCCGGCTACACGATTCCGGACGAGAACCTGAAGGACAAAAGCCTGAAGGACAACATCTATCCGGCGGGCACGGTGGCGATGGCGAACACCGGGCAGAAGAACTCCGGCGGCAGCCAGTTCTTCCTCGTGTACCAGGACAGTCAGCTTCCGCCCAGCTACACACCGTTCGGTACCGTTTCCGAATCCGGCATGAAGGTACTCAAGAAGATTGCCGAGGCCGGTGAGAGCACTGGCCAGGGCGACGGGGCGCCGAACGCGACGGTCGTGATCAACAAGGCGACGGTCACGAAATCCTGA
- the ruvX gene encoding Holliday junction resolvase RuvX: protein MRRGRRLAIDVGDARIGVASCDPDGILATPVETVPGRDIPAAHRRLRQLVEEYEPIEVVVGLPRSLKGGEGPAAVKVRGFAQELARMIAPVPVRLVDERMTTVTASQGLRASGVKSKKGRSVIDQAAAVIILQQALESERVSGKAPGESVEVVI, encoded by the coding sequence ATGCGCCGCGGCCGTCGTCTCGCGATCGACGTAGGCGACGCCCGTATCGGCGTCGCCTCGTGCGACCCCGACGGGATCCTCGCCACCCCGGTGGAGACGGTCCCGGGCCGGGACATCCCCGCAGCCCACCGCCGTCTCAGGCAACTCGTCGAGGAGTACGAGCCGATCGAGGTGGTCGTCGGCCTGCCCCGCTCCCTCAAGGGCGGCGAGGGACCGGCCGCGGTCAAGGTCCGGGGCTTCGCCCAGGAACTCGCCCGCATGATCGCGCCCGTACCGGTCAGGCTCGTGGACGAGCGGATGACGACCGTGACGGCCAGTCAGGGGCTGCGCGCCTCGGGCGTGAAGTCGAAGAAGGGCCGGTCGGTGATCGATCAGGCGGCCGCTGTGATTATCTTGCAGCAGGCGCTGGAATCCGAACGGGTGTCAGGTAAAGCCCCCGGAGAGAGCGTCGAAGTGGTTATCTGA
- a CDS encoding vitamin K epoxide reductase family protein: MSKTTVKDVSTEPEPERAGAPPQLLGSSRAFALMLVITGAAGLLAAWVITIDKFKILEAKVEGKTFTPGCSLNPIVSCGSIMESEQASVFGFPNPMLGLLAYGIVICVGISLLSRARFPRWYWLTFNFGTLFGVVFCTWLMFQSLYRIGALCLWCSLAWAATITMFWYLTSFNIRSGFLPAPRPLKNFLAEFTWVLPVTHCGIIVMLILTRWGSQLWA, from the coding sequence ATGAGCAAGACGACAGTCAAAGACGTCTCCACCGAACCCGAGCCGGAACGAGCCGGGGCGCCGCCGCAGTTGCTGGGCAGCAGCCGTGCGTTCGCTCTGATGCTGGTGATCACCGGCGCAGCCGGACTGCTCGCCGCTTGGGTCATCACGATCGACAAGTTCAAGATTCTCGAGGCCAAGGTCGAGGGGAAGACCTTCACACCCGGCTGCAGCCTCAACCCGATCGTCTCCTGCGGCAGCATCATGGAGAGCGAGCAGGCGTCCGTCTTCGGGTTCCCGAACCCCATGCTCGGCCTCTTGGCCTACGGCATCGTCATCTGCGTCGGTATCAGCCTGCTCAGCCGCGCCCGCTTCCCGCGCTGGTACTGGCTGACCTTCAACTTCGGCACGCTCTTCGGCGTCGTCTTCTGCACCTGGCTGATGTTCCAGTCGCTCTACCGCATCGGCGCGCTGTGCCTGTGGTGTTCGCTCGCCTGGGCCGCGACGATCACCATGTTCTGGTACCTGACCTCCTTCAACATCCGCAGCGGGTTCCTGCCGGCCCCGCGCCCGCTGAAGAACTTCCTCGCCGAGTTCACCTGGGTGCTCCCGGTGACGCACTGCGGCATCATCGTCATGCTGATCCTGACCCGCTGGGGCAGCCAGCTCTGGGCCTGA
- the mltG gene encoding endolytic transglycosylase MltG produces MTEYGRSPGSEPWHPEDPLYGDGGWEGQQAHTGQQAAYGGQPQHYPQQPQHYGDWGNGQQAAYGQAQQYPQQGQHEQYPQPYDQQQYDQQQYAGQGQQSYDTNGWGTGTHAHAQYPDPGDPYGQRAASYGGEQADYYDTPDAYPPPEPPSRRHTEPEPPQTDWDPGPDQGEHAFFAGGDDDDDSDDGEGGRGRGDRRGRGDKPKKRRSGCACLVVALVFAGGVGGVGYFGYQFYQDRFGAAPDFAGDGTSESVTVEIPKGAFGSEIGQRLKAAGVVKSVDAFVAAQQKNPDGDKIQAGAYLLKKQMSAASAVEMMLSPESQNNVLVRPGERNAQVYKAIDEKLELSSGTTKKVAGEKYKSLGLPSWANSDSDIKDPLEGFLYPGTYPAAKGMKPEVVLKEMVTRAANKYEALDLQDKAKALKLENPLQVITVASLVQAEGKTDDDYRKMAEVVYNRLDLANPETYGALQFDSTFNYLKGQSNIDISESEIKSNQDPYNTYTQKGLPPGPIDNPGEGALKGTLNPTDQGWYYFVATDGVNKTEFAKTHDDFLKLKDKFNESRGN; encoded by the coding sequence ATGACTGAGTATGGCCGGAGCCCAGGCTCCGAACCGTGGCATCCGGAGGACCCGTTGTACGGGGACGGCGGATGGGAAGGGCAGCAGGCCCACACGGGCCAGCAGGCTGCCTACGGCGGCCAGCCGCAGCACTATCCGCAGCAGCCGCAGCACTACGGCGACTGGGGCAACGGCCAGCAGGCCGCATACGGTCAGGCGCAGCAGTACCCGCAGCAGGGGCAGCACGAGCAGTACCCGCAGCCGTACGACCAGCAGCAGTACGACCAGCAGCAGTACGCCGGCCAGGGGCAGCAGTCGTACGACACCAACGGCTGGGGCACCGGCACCCACGCGCACGCCCAGTACCCCGACCCGGGCGACCCCTACGGGCAGCGGGCCGCCTCCTACGGCGGTGAGCAGGCCGACTACTACGACACGCCCGACGCCTACCCGCCGCCGGAGCCGCCGAGCCGACGTCACACCGAGCCGGAGCCGCCGCAGACCGACTGGGATCCGGGCCCCGACCAGGGTGAACACGCGTTCTTCGCCGGTGGCGACGATGACGACGACTCCGACGACGGCGAGGGCGGCCGGGGCCGCGGCGACCGCCGGGGCCGAGGCGACAAGCCCAAGAAACGCCGCAGCGGATGCGCCTGTCTGGTGGTCGCGCTGGTGTTCGCCGGAGGCGTGGGCGGAGTCGGATATTTCGGCTATCAGTTTTACCAGGATCGTTTCGGCGCGGCGCCGGACTTCGCCGGGGACGGTACGAGCGAGTCGGTGACCGTCGAGATCCCCAAGGGTGCCTTCGGATCCGAGATCGGCCAACGGCTCAAGGCGGCCGGGGTGGTGAAGAGCGTCGACGCGTTCGTCGCCGCCCAGCAGAAGAATCCCGACGGGGACAAGATCCAGGCGGGCGCCTATCTGCTGAAGAAGCAGATGTCCGCCGCCAGCGCCGTCGAGATGATGCTCAGCCCCGAAAGTCAGAACAACGTCCTGGTCAGGCCTGGCGAACGCAATGCGCAGGTCTACAAGGCGATCGACGAAAAGCTCGAATTGTCGTCCGGCACCACCAAGAAGGTCGCCGGGGAGAAATACAAGAGCCTCGGACTTCCGAGCTGGGCGAACAGCGACAGCGACATCAAGGATCCGCTGGAGGGCTTCCTCTACCCGGGCACCTACCCTGCCGCCAAGGGCATGAAGCCCGAGGTCGTCCTGAAGGAAATGGTCACCCGGGCCGCGAACAAGTACGAGGCGCTGGACCTTCAGGACAAGGCCAAGGCCCTCAAGCTGGAGAACCCGCTGCAGGTCATCACGGTCGCGAGCCTCGTCCAGGCCGAGGGCAAGACCGACGACGACTACCGCAAGATGGCGGAAGTGGTCTACAACCGCCTCGACCTCGCGAATCCCGAGACCTACGGTGCCCTGCAGTTCGACTCGACCTTCAATTACCTGAAGGGTCAGAGCAACATCGACATCAGCGAGTCGGAGATCAAGAGCAACCAGGACCCGTACAACACGTACACGCAGAAGGGTCTGCCGCCCGGTCCCATCGACAACCCGGGCGAGGGTGCGCTGAAGGGGACGCTGAATCCGACAGACCAGGGTTGGTACTACTTCGTGGCGACCGACGGCGTGAACAAGACAGAATTCGCCAAGACCCACGATGATTTCCTGAAGCTCAAGGACAAGTTCAATGAGAGCAGGGGCAACTGA
- a CDS encoding DUF948 domain-containing protein, whose amino-acid sequence MHTVSGGEVAGILVAVFWAILVSFLAVALARLAQTLKATTKLVADVTDQAVPLLAEASTAVRSAQTQIDRVDSIASDVQEVTSNASALSTTVASTFGGPLVKVAAFGYGVRRALGGRKDDVPAKAPRRTVIVGRTVPAARRKRK is encoded by the coding sequence GTGCACACAGTGTCCGGTGGAGAGGTTGCCGGGATCCTGGTGGCCGTCTTCTGGGCGATCCTGGTCTCCTTCCTCGCCGTCGCGCTGGCGAGGCTGGCCCAGACGCTCAAGGCGACCACCAAGCTCGTCGCGGACGTGACCGACCAGGCCGTCCCGCTCCTGGCCGAGGCGTCCACGGCGGTGCGCTCCGCGCAGACCCAGATCGACCGGGTCGACTCGATCGCCTCCGACGTCCAGGAGGTCACGTCGAACGCCTCCGCGCTGTCGACGACCGTCGCCTCCACCTTCGGCGGGCCCCTGGTGAAGGTCGCGGCCTTCGGCTACGGCGTGCGCCGGGCGCTCGGCGGCCGCAAGGACGACGTGCCCGCCAAGGCGCCCCGACGTACCGTGATCGTGGGCCGCACGGTCCCCGCCGCACGACGCAAGCGGAAGTAA
- the hisS gene encoding histidine--tRNA ligase — protein MSTFKAPKGTYDLIPPDSAKYLAVREAIAAPLRNSGYGYIETPGFESVELFARGVGESTDIVTKEMYAFETKGGDKLALRPEGTASVLRAALEANLHKAGNLPVKLWYSGSYYRYERPQKGRYRHFSQVGAEAIGAEDPALDAELIILADQAYRSLGLSDFRILLNSLGDKECRPVYRAALVDFLRGLDLDEDTRRRVDINPLRVLDDKRESVQKQLTGAPLLRDYLCDACKAYHEEVRELITAAGVSFEDDPKLVRGLDYYTRTTFEFVHDGLGSQSAVGGGGRYDGLSEMIGGPALPSVGWALGVDRTVLALEAEGVELQLPASTSVFAVPLGEEARRVLFAKVTELRKVGIAADFSYGGKGLKGAMKSANRSGARYTIVAGERDLAEGVVQLKDMDSGEQSAIGVNEIVAELEARLG, from the coding sequence GTGAGCACCTTCAAGGCCCCCAAGGGCACGTACGACCTGATCCCGCCGGACTCCGCCAAGTACCTGGCGGTCCGCGAGGCGATCGCGGCTCCCCTGCGCAACTCCGGCTACGGCTACATCGAGACGCCCGGCTTCGAGAGCGTCGAGCTGTTCGCGCGCGGCGTCGGCGAGTCCACCGACATCGTCACGAAGGAGATGTACGCCTTCGAGACCAAGGGCGGCGACAAGCTCGCCCTGCGCCCCGAGGGCACGGCCTCGGTCCTGCGCGCGGCCCTGGAGGCCAACCTGCACAAGGCGGGCAACCTCCCGGTCAAGCTCTGGTACTCGGGCTCCTACTACCGCTACGAGCGCCCCCAGAAGGGCCGCTACCGGCACTTCTCCCAGGTCGGCGCCGAGGCGATCGGTGCCGAGGACCCGGCGCTGGACGCCGAGTTGATCATCCTGGCCGACCAGGCGTACCGCTCGCTGGGCCTGAGCGACTTCCGGATCCTGCTCAACAGCCTGGGCGACAAGGAGTGCCGCCCGGTCTACCGGGCCGCGCTGGTGGACTTCCTGCGCGGCCTGGACCTGGACGAGGACACGCGCCGCCGGGTCGACATCAACCCGCTGCGCGTCCTTGACGACAAGCGCGAGTCGGTCCAGAAGCAGCTCACCGGCGCCCCGCTCCTGCGCGACTACCTCTGCGACGCCTGCAAGGCGTACCACGAGGAGGTCCGCGAGCTGATCACGGCGGCCGGCGTCTCCTTCGAGGACGACCCGAAGCTGGTGCGCGGCCTGGACTACTACACGCGTACGACCTTCGAGTTCGTCCACGACGGTCTCGGCTCCCAGTCCGCGGTGGGCGGCGGCGGCCGCTACGACGGGCTGTCCGAGATGATCGGCGGCCCCGCCCTGCCGTCCGTCGGCTGGGCGCTGGGCGTCGACCGCACGGTGCTCGCCCTGGAGGCGGAGGGCGTGGAGCTCCAACTCCCGGCGTCCACCAGCGTGTTCGCGGTGCCGCTCGGCGAGGAGGCCCGCCGGGTGCTGTTCGCCAAGGTCACCGAGTTGCGCAAGGTCGGCATCGCGGCGGACTTCTCCTACGGCGGCAAGGGCCTCAAGGGCGCTATGAAGAGCGCCAACCGCAGCGGCGCCCGCTACACGATCGTGGCCGGAGAGCGCGACCTCGCCGAGGGCGTCGTACAGCTCAAGGACATGGACTCCGGCGAGCAGTCGGCCATCGGCGTCAACGAGATCGTCGCGGAACTGGAAGCCCGATTGGGCTGA